The Vibrio coralliirubri DNA window GCCAAACTTTTCAACCAAACCAGCCAACTCGCTCGAATCCAACTTTCTGAACAAACCTAATATTTCATCGAATTCTCGAAAGCCATTCATTGCTTGATATTCAGTGATCGCGTAAACCAATTCAGGTTTGTGGTTAGAGTCTTTGTAATTACGATGCCCTGCTGTTAGAGGGATTCTTGCTTGCTCTTCTCTTGCAAAGCCAACCTCTGCTTGCTGCTTGTTTGGGTGAACTTGAACAGATAGCGCTTTTTCTGCTGCCAAGATCTTAAACAAGAAAGGTAGCTCACCGAACTCCTGCGCAATATCGCTTGATAGATAAGCGGGTTTATTCTTGTTAATCAGCTCAGATAGAGGCACCAAATGTTGGTCAAGCTTAACCATTGAGCAACCTTTCGGATGCGCTCCCATCCAAACTTCCGCTTGCGGCTCTTGTGACTCATTCTTAAAGCCAAACAGTTCACGTATCGAAGAAATGCTCCCCCATGCATAATTTTGGATGGTGTTTTCCATTGGGAAAAATGAGTGTTCAGAGAAGTGGCTGAGTGACATGGCGTTTTCCGTAGTGAGCCCTTTGAACACAATTCAGAGAGCTGATTCTAATAACGTAAATAATTAGAAAGACTACAGAGAGCAGCTAGAACCCACATGAGATGAGGTCTTAGACGCAATAGGAAAAATTCTTAGAAACAGGTGAGATCGATGAAAAGCGTGAAAAGAGTCACATTTGAATGCTACGTATAAAAAACGCTGAAGATAGGATAGCTGCACAATAACCAGAGGACCATTAGCAGCTATCTTATTGACGAAGAAGCCCCTTAAAAGCCAGAGCGAACCTCTGCACTTTTCTGAGGTGATTGAGCTTGTAGGAAAGGCAGTAACAGCAAGCCAATAACGGCCGCACAAGTCGAGATGGTAATGAAGAACCCACTCCAACCGTAAGTTTCTAGAACGAGCGCTAATGGGTAACCAGAAAGTGCTGCTCCCATATAAGCAAACAAGCCAACAAAACCTGTCGCCGCCCCGGCAGAATCTTTATGTGAACATTCCGCCGCCGCCATGCCAATAAGCATTTGAGGACCAAAAACAAAAAAGCCTACACAAAACAGCCCAGCCGCTTGAAACACAAAGTTGGTTAAAGGCATAAGCCATAAAGCCGATACCGAAAGGAAGATACCAATCGCGAACAGGATATTCATCGGGCCTCGGTTGCCACCAAACAATCTATCCGATCCCCAGCCAGCAACAAGTGAACCAATAAAACCGCCAATCTCAAACAGAGATAAAGCAGCGTTGGCGTTGATCAAACTGTAATCGTGTTCTTCGGTGAGATATAAATTACCCCAGTCGTTAACTGCCGTTCTTACGATGTAAACCAACACATAGCTAAAGGCGAGCAACCAAATGTACTTATTGCTGAACACATAGGTTTTCAGGATCTCTCGATAGCTTAACCCTTGCCCATGGCTCTCTTGCGCTAATTCCAGGTGATCATTACGCCACTTCCCTACCGTCGGAAGTCCCATGGTGGTGGGCTTGTCACGTAAGCGCCAGCAGACAATAAGACCGATAAAAACACCAATCACACCCGGCCAGATAAACCCAGCTCGCCAACTGAACTGCAGCGTTAGATAACCCACAAGAATAGGTATAAGCGCCCCGCCAACGTTGTGTGCTGTATTCCAGATTGCCCAGCGAAAGCCTCTTTCGGAGCGAGAATACCAAGTCGTCAATAACTTGGAACACGATGGCCAGCCCCAACCTTGGAACCATGCATTCAGTACCCATAACGAGATAAAAGCCGCTAACGAACTCGAAAAGCCAAACGCGATATTTATCAGACCAGTCGCGATTAGGCCAAGCCCCATGAAGTAACGAGGGTTCGACCGATCCGATATCGTGCCTGAGATAAATTTTGATAAGCCATAAGAAAGATAAAAGAGCGTGCCAATTAAG harbors:
- a CDS encoding MFS transporter, producing the protein MFGFLRSTTSKSDALTDDEVNQSYRYWRLHIMIGMYVGYAGFYFTRKTFNYAAPAMITDLGLDKGDIGLIGTLFYLSYGLSKFISGTISDRSNPRYFMGLGLIATGLINIAFGFSSSLAAFISLWVLNAWFQGWGWPSCSKLLTTWYSRSERGFRWAIWNTAHNVGGALIPILVGYLTLQFSWRAGFIWPGVIGVFIGLIVCWRLRDKPTTMGLPTVGKWRNDHLELAQESHGQGLSYREILKTYVFSNKYIWLLAFSYVLVYIVRTAVNDWGNLYLTEEHDYSLINANAALSLFEIGGFIGSLVAGWGSDRLFGGNRGPMNILFAIGIFLSVSALWLMPLTNFVFQAAGLFCVGFFVFGPQMLIGMAAAECSHKDSAGAATGFVGLFAYMGAALSGYPLALVLETYGWSGFFITISTCAAVIGLLLLPFLQAQSPQKSAEVRSGF